One segment of Bradyrhizobium sp. CB2312 DNA contains the following:
- a CDS encoding DUF1345 domain-containing protein produces MATDKEDPVLVRFRKMSRPVRLIYARPRTFISLGVGILVCLLLPGSHRLVTRLLFGWDALIAVYLVLVYAMMLCNDHQHIRRAAAMQDDGRFVILLVTAIGAFASIAAIVSELGTPQRGAAELTVAISTIALSWAAVHTTFALHYAHDYYRNAKPGGLQFPSGDKDVHADYWDFVYFSFVIGMTAQVSDVGITDKTIRRTATAHGIVSFIYNTALLALTVNIAASAISN; encoded by the coding sequence ATGGCCACCGACAAGGAAGATCCCGTCCTCGTTCGCTTCCGCAAGATGTCGCGGCCGGTGCGGCTGATCTATGCGCGGCCGCGGACCTTCATCTCGCTTGGCGTCGGGATTCTCGTCTGCCTGCTATTACCAGGCTCGCACCGGCTGGTGACGCGGCTGTTGTTCGGCTGGGATGCGCTGATCGCGGTCTATCTCGTGCTGGTTTACGCGATGATGCTCTGCAACGATCACCAGCACATCCGCCGCGCGGCCGCGATGCAGGACGATGGTCGCTTCGTGATCCTGCTGGTGACGGCGATCGGCGCGTTCGCCAGCATTGCCGCAATCGTTTCGGAACTCGGCACGCCGCAGCGCGGCGCTGCCGAGTTGACCGTCGCGATCAGCACCATCGCGCTGTCATGGGCCGCCGTGCACACGACCTTCGCGCTGCATTACGCCCATGATTACTATCGGAACGCCAAGCCGGGCGGCTTGCAATTTCCGAGCGGCGACAAGGACGTCCATGCCGACTATTGGGACTTCGTCTATTTTTCCTTCGTGATCGGCATGACCGCGCAGGTCTCCGACGTCGGCATCACCGACAAGACCATCCGCCGCACCGCCACCGCGCACGGCATTGTGTCCTTCATCTACAACACGGCCTTGCTGGCGCTGACGGTGAACATCGCGGCGAGCGCGATCTCGAACTGA
- the mtgA gene encoding monofunctional biosynthetic peptidoglycan transglycosylase encodes MRIVKILLALLAIVVLAPYVIAPFYRAGHPVSTLMAWRSLRGAPMQREWIDLANMSPYLPRVVVAAEDAHFCKHHGIDWGALREAIDDAREDGTAFRGASTIPQQVAKNLFLWQGRDFVRKALEFPLALWIDLVLPKARILEIYLNIAELGPQSQFGVEAASAYAFGKSAEDLSPREAALLASILPNPVKRSARTPGPGVRRLAATYMARGQASSLVTCWRENR; translated from the coding sequence TTGCGCATCGTTAAAATCCTGCTGGCGCTGCTCGCGATCGTGGTTCTCGCGCCCTATGTGATCGCGCCGTTCTACCGCGCCGGCCATCCGGTTTCGACGCTGATGGCCTGGCGCAGCTTGCGCGGCGCGCCGATGCAGCGGGAATGGATCGATCTGGCTAACATGTCGCCCTATCTGCCGCGCGTAGTGGTGGCGGCCGAGGATGCTCATTTCTGCAAGCATCACGGCATCGATTGGGGCGCGCTCCGCGAGGCGATCGACGACGCCAGAGAGGACGGCACCGCCTTCCGGGGCGCCTCCACCATCCCGCAGCAGGTGGCGAAGAACCTGTTCCTCTGGCAGGGCCGGGATTTCGTCCGCAAGGCGTTGGAATTCCCGCTGGCGCTGTGGATCGACTTGGTCCTGCCCAAGGCGCGGATCCTGGAGATTTACCTCAACATCGCCGAGCTCGGCCCCCAGAGCCAATTCGGGGTGGAGGCGGCCAGCGCCTATGCCTTCGGCAAATCGGCCGAGGACCTCTCGCCCCGGGAAGCGGCCCTGCTGGCCTCGATCCTGCCCAACCCGGTCAAACGCAGCGCCCGGACCCCCGGCCCGGGTGTCCGGCGGCTGGCGGCGACCTATATGGCGCGGGGGCAGGCGAGCTCGCTTGTGACCTGCTGGCGGGAAAATCGCTGA
- the rpmF gene encoding 50S ribosomal protein L32: MAVPRRKTSPSRRGMRRSADAIKKPTYVEDKDSGELRRPHHLDLKTGMYKGRQVLKKKES, from the coding sequence ATGGCCGTTCCGAGAAGAAAAACCTCGCCGTCGCGCCGTGGCATGCGCCGCTCGGCAGACGCCATCAAGAAGCCGACCTATGTGGAAGACAAGGACTCCGGCGAGCTCCGTCGTCCGCACCATCTCGACCTCAAGACCGGCATGTACAAGGGCCGTCAGGTCCTGAAGAAGAAAGAGTCCTGA
- a CDS encoding polyprenyl synthetase family protein — protein sequence MTGTSPSDFAKRLDKTADDTEALLGRLLSDDILHDEIARPKRLMDAMRYSSLNGGKRLRPFLVVESAAVFGVPREAALLAGAALECIHCYSLIHDDLPAMDNSDLRRGRPTLHKKTDDATAILAGDGLLTLAFDIITRDEIHRDANVRLLLTRALARCAGIGGMVGGQILDLAGEGRFGGNEPIDVARIQQMKTGALLRYGCIAGAILGQASPKEYQALDDYGRALGEAFQIADDLLDVEGDAAALGKPAGADAVLGKTTFVTQLGIEGAKQRVRDLLARADSAVSIFGDRAAVLQAAARFVAERKS from the coding sequence ATGACCGGCACGTCCCCGTCCGATTTCGCCAAACGTCTGGACAAGACCGCTGATGATACCGAGGCCCTGCTCGGGCGCCTCTTATCGGACGACATCCTGCACGATGAGATCGCCCGGCCCAAGCGACTGATGGACGCAATGCGCTATTCGAGCCTGAACGGCGGCAAGCGTCTGCGGCCGTTCCTGGTGGTCGAGAGCGCGGCGGTGTTCGGCGTGCCACGCGAGGCCGCGCTGCTCGCTGGCGCTGCGCTCGAATGCATCCACTGCTATTCGCTGATCCATGACGACCTGCCGGCGATGGACAATTCGGACCTGCGCCGCGGCCGCCCCACCCTGCACAAGAAGACCGATGACGCGACCGCGATCCTCGCCGGTGACGGTCTCCTGACGCTCGCCTTCGACATCATCACCCGCGACGAGATCCATCGCGACGCCAATGTGCGCCTGCTCTTGACGCGCGCACTGGCGCGCTGCGCCGGCATCGGCGGCATGGTCGGCGGCCAGATCCTCGATCTCGCCGGCGAAGGCCGCTTTGGCGGCAACGAGCCGATCGATGTCGCCCGCATTCAGCAGATGAAGACCGGCGCGCTGTTGCGCTACGGCTGCATCGCCGGCGCGATCCTCGGCCAGGCCTCGCCAAAGGAATATCAGGCGCTCGACGATTACGGCCGCGCGCTCGGCGAAGCCTTCCAGATCGCCGATGATCTGCTCGACGTCGAAGGCGATGCGGCTGCGCTCGGCAAGCCGGCCGGCGCCGATGCCGTGCTCGGCAAGACCACCTTCGTCACCCAGCTCGGCATTGAAGGCGCCAAGCAGCGCGTGCGCGACCTGCTCGCGCGGGCCGACAGCGCGGTGTCGATCTTCGGCGACCGCGCCGCCGTGCTCCAGGCCGCCGCACGCTTTGTGGCGGAACGGAAGAGCTGA